The following are encoded in a window of Dictyostelium discoideum AX4 chromosome 6 chromosome, whole genome shotgun sequence genomic DNA:
- a CDS encoding EGF-like domain-containing protein: MKIIKFSIIFLILIINIINSKECTKNHECNLPYSYCGNGWLIDVRSIGLGRDGKIYFTARNQFDTSDNQLGPSYLVSVVKDSADRNPGTTIVYKITDEQPNGPVFNRVNGIGGVNQLSNGKFLIIKDMYRYLPLYGTINEQTKKYTTAFKQNFENSIYIDGDTMYRCIDNRLESVTPVPLSLDSPSGAGETKLLYNTNYCLGLVKVGTNLIFTQRIQIGDQSIIGFYITVANCSNCSTPSPMFSVTDPAVYSLAADKNYFYYSTRNGLFRVPMNGDVSKRMKLSDNPNIKGILRDQTSSGIYYASSFGNGSSIIRIDAIDFRIQTLYDYTGASNPSTSTGTCQCLSAFTGDNCSNCNGTVNWESNPITNSNYPVCHPFLPDGSVSYCNQDWQCSNNPYNYCLDNSCVCRKGFGGNICQYCSSNNVTWSNGIPTCNLYYHGYTTSN; the protein is encoded by the coding sequence atgaaaataattaaattttcaataatttttttaatattaattattaatattataaattcaaaagaatGTACAAAAAACCATGAATGTAATTTACCATATTCATATTGTGGTAATGGTTGGTTAATTGATGTAAGATCAATTGGGTTGGGCAGAGATGGTAAAATTTATTTCACTGCTAGAAATCAATTTGATACAAGTGATAATCAATTAGGACCATCATATTTAGTTAGTGTTGTTAAAGATTCTGCCGATAGAAATCCAGGTACAACCATTGTTTATAAGATTACTGATGAACAACCAAATGGACCAGTTTTCAATCGTGTTAATGGTATTGGTGGTGTTaatcaattatcaaatggtaaattcttaattattaaagatatgTATCGTTATTTACCACTCTATGGTACAATTAATGAACAAACTAAAAAGTATACAACTGCCTTCAAACAAAactttgaaaattcaatttacaTTGATGGTGATACAATGTATCGTTGTATTGATAATCGTTTAGAATCAGTTACACCAGTGCCATTATCATTAGATTCTCCAAGTGGTGCAGGTGAAACTAAATTACTTTATAATACAAACTATTGTCTTGGATTAGTTAAAGTTGGtactaatttaatttttacacAAAGAATTCAAATTGGTGATCAATCAATTATTGGATTTTATATTACAGTGGCAAATTGTAGTAATTGTAGTACTCCATCACCAATGTTTTCAGTAACTGATCCAGCAGTTTATAGTCTTGCAGctgataaaaattatttctattattcaACTCGTAATGGTTTATTTAGAGTACCAATGAATGGTGATGTTAGTAAAAGAATGAAATTATCTGATAATCCAAATATTAAAGGTATCTTAAGAGATCAAACTTCCAGTGGAATTTATTATGCTAGTAGTTTTGGTAATGGTTCTTCAATTATTAGAATTGATGCTATAGATTTTAGAATTCAAACTCTCTATGACTATACTGGTGCTAGTAATCCTTCAACTTCAACTGGTACCTGCCAATGTCTTTCTGCATTCACTGGTGATAATTGTTCAAATTGCAATGGTACTGTAAATTGGGAATCTAATCcaattacaaattcaaattatccAGTTTGTCATCCATTCTTACCGGATGGTTCAGTTTCATATTGTAATCAAGATTGGCAATGTTCAAATAATCCATACAATTATTGTCTAGATAATTCATGTGTTTGTAGAAAAGGTTTCGGTGGTAATATTTGTCAATATTGTTCTTCAAATAATGTTACTTGGTCAAATGGTATTCCAACTTGTAATTTATATTACCATGGTTATACAACttctaattaa